CGTTATGCTGACTGAACCCCAACTGCTTCGTCTAACAGATCACACAGTTCGCTCAAGGTGGCATCATTATTTGTCTCAACTAAGCCACTCAACACAGCCAGATGCTCAGCACTGAGTTTGCTGGGGGTTTGTTCTGTTCGCTGCTTCGGACGGATAGTCCCGGTCTCTCGATATTGCTTCGTTAGTTTGCGTACAAAGCTGTATGCTACATGAAACTGTTCGGCTAGCTTGCGTTGAGAGGTCTTCCCGTCTATGTATCTCTCAACTATTTTTCTCCGCAAGTCTTCAGAATATGGGCGCACGTTTATCTAGATTAACAGTGGATTCCTATATCTTACCTCGCCAGCCCTAC
This DNA window, taken from Neosynechococcus sphagnicola sy1, encodes the following:
- a CDS encoding helix-turn-helix domain-containing protein, producing the protein MRPYSEDLRRKIVERYIDGKTSQRKLAEQFHVAYSFVRKLTKQYRETGTIRPKQRTEQTPSKLSAEHLAVLSGLVETNNDATLSELCDLLDEAVGVQSA